Proteins co-encoded in one Gehongia tenuis genomic window:
- a CDS encoding MarR family winged helix-turn-helix transcriptional regulator gives MTKICTGCEKACPFDAILCEKGLAFAEAAGIPIEKVGKGDREADDVMAAFLPLARLHHHWKKSTGRPRLLTVLLGRTSMTQRELQEAAGMRSSSMSELLGKMEKEGSIVREKGEDQRTFRVILTDKGRMQAREYERVRKFEAERLLSVLTQEERQAFAALLRKLYPHWLKCIPLPEEPCRSARAPEGSKGGERREI, from the coding sequence ATGACAAAGATCTGCACCGGCTGCGAAAAGGCGTGCCCCTTTGACGCCATCCTGTGTGAAAAGGGGCTGGCCTTTGCGGAGGCGGCGGGCATACCCATCGAAAAGGTGGGGAAGGGGGACCGGGAGGCGGACGACGTCATGGCGGCGTTCCTGCCTCTGGCAAGGCTCCACCACCACTGGAAAAAGTCCACGGGCAGGCCGAGGCTGCTCACCGTTTTGCTGGGCCGAACCTCCATGACCCAGCGGGAGCTCCAGGAGGCGGCGGGGATGCGCTCCTCGTCCATGAGCGAGCTCCTCGGGAAGATGGAGAAGGAGGGAAGCATCGTCCGGGAGAAGGGGGAGGACCAGCGCACCTTCCGGGTGATCCTCACCGATAAGGGCCGCATGCAGGCCCGGGAATACGAGCGGGTCCGAAAGTTCGAGGCGGAACGGCTGCTGTCCGTGCTGACGCAGGAGGAGCGGCAGGCCTTTGCGGCGCTGCTGAGGAAGCTCTATCCCCACTGGCTTAAATGCATCCCCCTGCCGGAGGAGCCCTGCCGTTCCGCCCGGGCCCCGGAGGGGTCAAAGGGGGGTGAACGCCGTGAAATCTAG
- a CDS encoding MATE family efflux transporter, translating to MKSRELIQDFTTGSVPRQLLRFAAPLFLSNLLQVVYNMVDMVVVGQFVGSAGLSAVSIGGDVLSFLTFIAMGFASAGQVIISQYIGAERRERVGRLVGTMTTFLMACAVILSVVCFIIRTPILQWMNTPPEAWDNAMSYAVTSMAGLIFIYGYNTVSAVLRGMGDSRHPFIFVAAAAVLNLVLDLVFVAGLGMEAFGAALATVIGQGLSFVAAAVFLYRRRQSLGFSIRAKDFLPDRTELSTLLKLGVPMAIKSAAVHFSKLFVNSYINSYGVAVSAVAGIGNKLSTVSNLISNSVNAAGSSMVGQNIGAEKYERVPKILSVSFILCAACSAVMAAVILIFPSAVFGIFSSDPAVLAVCMQYIPVAVLVFASTAFRSPMNAFINGSGNYRLNFAVALLDGILARIGIALLMGVTAGMGYLGFWYGDAIAGFVPFFIGGVYYLTGKWKTRKYILQSE from the coding sequence GTGAAATCTAGGGAGCTCATTCAGGATTTCACCACCGGCAGCGTGCCCCGGCAGCTGCTGCGCTTTGCGGCGCCCCTGTTTTTGTCCAATCTCCTGCAGGTGGTCTACAACATGGTGGACATGGTGGTGGTGGGCCAGTTCGTAGGCAGCGCCGGGCTTTCGGCGGTGTCCATCGGCGGCGACGTGCTGAGTTTTCTCACCTTCATCGCCATGGGCTTTGCCAGCGCCGGACAGGTGATCATCTCCCAATACATCGGCGCCGAGCGGCGGGAGCGGGTGGGCCGGCTGGTGGGCACCATGACCACCTTTTTGATGGCCTGCGCCGTGATCCTGAGCGTGGTGTGCTTCATCATCCGAACGCCCATCCTGCAGTGGATGAACACCCCGCCGGAAGCCTGGGACAACGCCATGAGCTATGCCGTCACCTCCATGGCGGGGCTCATCTTCATCTATGGCTACAACACGGTGAGCGCCGTGCTCCGGGGTATGGGGGATTCGAGGCATCCCTTCATCTTCGTAGCGGCGGCGGCCGTGCTGAACCTGGTGCTGGACCTGGTATTCGTGGCGGGACTGGGCATGGAAGCCTTCGGCGCGGCGCTGGCCACGGTGATCGGACAGGGCCTCAGCTTCGTGGCGGCGGCGGTGTTCCTGTACCGCAGGCGCCAGAGCCTGGGCTTTTCCATCCGGGCGAAGGACTTCCTGCCGGACAGGACGGAACTGTCCACCCTTCTCAAGCTGGGCGTGCCCATGGCCATCAAGAGCGCGGCGGTGCACTTCTCCAAGCTGTTCGTCAATTCCTATATCAACAGCTACGGCGTGGCCGTCTCGGCGGTGGCGGGCATCGGCAACAAGCTCAGCACCGTCAGCAACCTCATCTCCAACTCGGTGAACGCCGCGGGCAGCTCCATGGTGGGCCAGAACATCGGCGCGGAGAAGTACGAGCGGGTGCCGAAGATCCTGTCGGTTTCCTTCATCCTTTGCGCCGCCTGCTCCGCCGTGATGGCCGCCGTCATCCTCATCTTCCCGTCGGCGGTGTTCGGCATCTTCTCCAGCGACCCGGCGGTGCTCGCCGTGTGCATGCAGTACATCCCCGTTGCGGTGCTGGTGTTTGCATCCACCGCCTTCCGTTCGCCCATGAACGCCTTCATCAATGGTTCGGGCAACTACAGGCTGAACTTTGCCGTGGCGCTGCTGGACGGCATCCTGGCCCGCATCGGCATCGCCCTTCTGATGGGCGTGACGGCGGGCATGGGGTATCTGGGTTTTTGGTACGGCGACGCCATCGCGGGCTTCGTGCCCTTCTTCATCGGCGGCGTCTACTACCTCACCGGCAAATGGAAGACCCGAAAATACATCCTGCAAAGCGAATAG
- a CDS encoding AraC family transcriptional regulator, with product MEWAESIGTAIEYIEAHLGEALSVKSIAKRVNLSPFYFQKGFSLLCGLTLMEYVRNRRLTLAGQELAATDGKVLDTALKYGYDSPDSFTKAFTRFHGITPSEARRKGRTLKSFAPLKLKIVLEGGYMMDYRIVRKAGFTVMGVAKRFKYEGAKDEIPQFWADHFAGDGGKKVCGMFGVNIDEKMSGNEFEYWIADLYNPAGDIPEGCETVEIPPFTWAVFPSDGPMPESLQAVNRKIFSEWLPAAKDYKFAAGYCIEMYAAPDQYPNGTRDENYHSEIWIPIEQK from the coding sequence ATGGAATGGGCCGAATCCATTGGCACAGCTATCGAATACATTGAAGCGCATCTCGGCGAAGCATTGAGCGTGAAATCGATTGCAAAAAGGGTCAACCTCTCCCCTTTCTATTTCCAAAAGGGGTTCAGCCTCCTGTGCGGCTTGACCCTCATGGAATATGTCCGCAACCGCAGGCTCACGCTGGCCGGGCAGGAGCTGGCGGCCACCGACGGAAAGGTGCTGGATACCGCGCTCAAGTACGGCTACGATTCCCCCGACAGCTTTACCAAGGCTTTCACCCGATTCCATGGGATCACGCCTTCCGAGGCTCGGCGGAAGGGAAGGACGCTGAAGTCCTTCGCGCCGCTGAAGCTCAAAATTGTGTTGGAAGGTGGTTATATGATGGACTATCGAATCGTACGGAAAGCAGGTTTCACCGTGATGGGCGTGGCAAAGCGCTTCAAGTATGAGGGCGCGAAGGATGAAATCCCCCAGTTTTGGGCCGATCATTTCGCCGGGGACGGCGGAAAAAAGGTGTGCGGCATGTTTGGCGTGAACATCGACGAAAAAATGTCGGGCAACGAATTTGAATACTGGATCGCCGATCTGTACAATCCGGCCGGCGATATCCCGGAGGGCTGTGAAACCGTGGAGATCCCCCCTTTCACCTGGGCGGTATTCCCCAGCGACGGGCCCATGCCCGAATCCCTGCAGGCCGTCAACAGGAAGATCTTTTCCGAATGGCTGCCGGCGGCGAAGGACTACAAATTTGCGGCGGGCTACTGCATCGAAATGTATGCCGCGCCGGACCAGTATCCGAACGGGACCCGCGACGAAAATTATCACTCGGAAATTTGGATCCCCATTGAGCAAAAATGA